The window TAAAAATTATGAGCCGGTTTCAGCTGTTTTAATCTGTGATCGGATTGAAGAATTGATAGAACAAACTGGGCAGACTGGATTTCACTTTGTGGATGAAGCGGCGCCACCTGCCTTGATGCGGGAAGTGGCTATTGAAATATTGAGAAGAAAGCTGAGAATTACTTGGTGGACAAATATTAGATTTGAGGAGCGATTTACCTTTGATTTATGTAGACTACTAAAAGCCTCAGGGTGTATTGCTGTTTCAGGTGGACTAGAAGTAGCTTCTGATCGACTCTTGGAGATGATGCAAAAAGGTGTCAATGTTGCGCAGGTGGGAAGAGTTGCCCATCATTTTACTGAATCAGGAATCATGGTTCATGCGTATTTGATGTATGGCTTCCCTACCCAAACTGCTCAAGAGACCATAGATAGTTTAGAAATTGTAAGGCAATTATTTGAAAATAATGTAATTCAGTCAGGTTTTTGGCATTTGTTTGCAATGACTTCCCATGCACCTATTGGAATAGACCCAGGAAAATTCAGAGTTGTAAAGATCGGGCCAGAAAAAGGTCTATTTGCGGATAATGATTTAAGTCATGAAGATCCAGAGGGTGCTGATCATGAACTTTTCAGTGCAGGTTTGAAAAAAGCTTTGTTCAATTACATGCATGGAATCTGTTTTGATTTTCCGTTGCAAGAGTGGTTTGATTTTAAAATCCCGAAAACAACTGTCTCTCCCAATTTTATCTATAAGGCAATTAATGCTGCAGATGAAATGCTCCCCAAACCTAATTCAAAAATGGTATGGCTTGGAAATAAGCCTGAATTAAAAAGTACAACTTTCAATAAAAAAGGAAAGAAAGTTGAAGGCGTAATTATGGTTGTTGAAAACAAAAATTTCACCTCAGAAATAAATGTCAGTAAGCTAGAAGGAAAATGGTTGATTTCGATATTCGATTTGATCTTGTTGAAAAAAGATCAAAAGGAACTAATCTTTGCAGAATTTCAAGAAAAGTACGAAAATGATGGAATTGGAAAAATTGAAAATTTGATCAATTCTAAACTATGGATAGATCTTTTGGATGCGGGATTAGTACTGGTATAAAATAAAAAACCCGATCTACAAGATCGGGTTTTTACTCACTTTAACCACTAACAACCATAAAACAAATTCATTATACATATCTGATAAACAGATAATTAAGTATGTTGAACGATGAAAAACATCAAATTGTTTGTAGTCCGTACGGGAATCGAACCCGTGTTTTATCCGTGAAAGGGATACGTCCTAACCCCTAGACGAACGGACCAGAAATAGAAAAAAGGTTAATTGATTTTGTAGTCCGTACGGGAATCGAACCCGTGTTTTATCCGTGAAAGGGATACGTCCTAACCCCTAGACGAACGGACCATTTTAGAATCGAATTAACCTCTTTTCCGTAAGGTGATGCAAATATAGAGGGTTAAATTCATAATGCAAAACCTCGCAAAAAAATATTTGGTTCTAGCTTCCAAAAGCTTGAATATAAGCGGAAAATATTTGTTGATTGGTTCATAAAGTTATCAGTTAATTAGGTTATTGGTTGATTAAGCTATTAGTTAATTGGGTTATCAGTTTATTAGTGAATTGAGTTAAATTGATTGCATTCTTTGTTCATGGTACTGGGTACTTTGTAAACCACTAGGGTTATTGGTTGATTGAGCTATTAGTTAATTGGGTTACCAATTTATTAGTGAATTGAGTAGGGTTGATTGTATTCTTGGTACTTTGTACACCACTGGGGTTATTGGTTGATTAAGTTAATAGTTGATTGGGTTATTGAGTTTTCAGTTAATTGGAGAAACATTTTCATATCAAACCTGATTTGTAGTCTTTATAATGCGGGTTTTGTAACTTCGCAATTGAAAAATAATTACCCGATATGACTAAAAAACGAGTAGCAGTGAATGGTTGTGGCCGAATTGGTAGACTTACCATTAAATTACTTTTAGAGCAAGAAGATATTGAATTGGTGGCTGTCAATGATTTAACAGATCCTTCTACTCTAGCCCATTTATTACAATATGATTCAATTCACGGAAAATACGCTTTCAAAGTGGAAGAAAAAGATGGTGATTTGATAATTAATGGGAAGCTGCTCAAGATTTTTGCTGAAAAAAATCCAGCTTTGATCCCTTGGGAATCACTCAATGTAGATATCGTACTTGAGTCAACGGGGAAATTTACAGATTTGGAAGGTGCTTCTCAACACCTTAAAGCCGGAGCAAAAAAGGTAATCATAACCGCTCCTTCTAAAAGTGAGGAAGTTCCTACAATAGTATTAGGAGTAAATGACCATATTTTGACAGGCAAAGAGCAAATAATTTCAAATGCTTCATGCACAACCAATTGCTTAGCTCCCATGGTGAAGATATTAGATCAGTATTTTGGAATTGAAAAGGGATATGTTTCTACTGTCCATTCTTATACCAATGATCAAAACCTACATGATGCGCCTCATCGGGATTTGAGAAGAGTGAGAGCTGCTGCTTATTCTATAATTCCGACTACAACTCACGCAGCCTTAGCCATGGAACTTGTGTTACCAGAGCTAAAGGGAAAGATAGAAGCATCAGCGATGCGGGTACCGGTACCAGATGGTTCTTTGACAGATTTGATTGTGATATTGAAAAATGATACTACCGTTGAGGAAATCAATTCAGTTTTCAAACAAGAAGCAAACGGAAGAATGAAAGGAATTGTAGAGTATATGGAGGATCCAATAGTGTCTATCGATATTATTGGAAATCCCCATTCCTGTATTTTTGACTCTGGTTTAACTTCAGCTAAAGGCAATCTAGTTAAAATCGTAGGTTGGTATGACAACGAAGCAGGCTACGCCAACAGACTGGTGGATTTGGTGCTAAAATTAAAGGAGTAAACCTTTGTGGTTTACTCCTCTTTTATTTTTTCACTGATATAATCAAAAGCTTCTTGCCAAGCATCTAAAAAAGCGTCTAGATGTTCTATAAAGTCATCTTTGAAACCCTTTTCAGCTATGATATTTTTACCCTCTTGAATGATATTGCTTAGCTTATCAATTTCAAAAAGGGCTAAGGTAGGTTTTACTTTGTGTCTGATCAGGTGAATAGTTTCTTCATTTTGATCCTCAGCTCCTTCTAGATATTTTTCTTTTAATTCGATCAAAGATGCATAGATAGCTGCTACTAATTCAGCTTTAAAATCAGCATCTCCATCGGCCATTTCATCGATATTCTCGAAGTTAATTGGTGGTGTATTACTCATTATCATGGGGTTGATTAGCATTTATTCCAGCGAGATATCCGGTAGTCCATGCAGCTTGAAAATTAAAGCCACCAGTAATACCATCTATATCTAAAACCTCACCAGCGAAAAATAAACCGGGCAAAAGTTTACTCTCCATCGTCTCAGGATTGATTTCTTCCAATTTTACTCCACCTGCAGTTACAAACTCCTCTTTGAAAGTGGTCTTTCCTTCGATGGCGACAATATAGCAAAAAAGATTCTGTATTAGTCTATTCAATTGCTTTTTTGATAAACTGTGCCACAAACTGTCTGAATTGATTTCAGATTTTTCAACTAGATGCTCCCACAGTCTTGTCGGAATGCCAAACAATGGATTAGACTTGACTTTCTTTTTCGGGTGTTCTGATTTAAATTTTCCTATGTTTGTTTGTAGTTCCTGTTCAGTCCAATCATTCCCCCATCTGATATGTGCATTAGCGTGATAATTTTTTTCAAATAACCAAGGAGCTCCAAATGCAGAAAGCTTTAACACTGCAGGACCACTTAATCCCCAATGAGTAATCAAAAGCGGACCTTTGTAGGCTAATTTAGTTCCTTCAAGTTTGATATGGGCGTCTGGAACTGATATCCCCATCAATTCACGAATAGGTTCTTTAGGCGTATTGAATGTAAAAAGTGATGGTATTGGCTCTGAAATATGATGTCCCAATTCCTGAATCATATTGAATCCAGATACTTTTGGAGATCCTCCAGTACAAATAATCAACCTATCAAATTCAAAACTATTTTGTTTGCATTTAATGATAAACTTTTTGTTTATATAAAGGATACTTTCAACTCCGCAATTGTAGATAATTTTGATTTGTTTTAGTCTCGCTTCATTTTGCAGAGCCTGAACAATGGTATCTGAATCATTCGAAACAGGAAACATCCGGCCATCCGCTTCTACTTTGAGGGATACATTTCTGGATTCAAACCATGTAATTGTATCTTTTACTGAAAAGTGAACAAAAGATTTCTTGAGAAATTTCTCTCCGCGTGGATAGTTTTTGATCAAATGGGAGTTTTCAAACGCTGCATGTGTCACATTACATCTTCCTCCTCCTGAGATTTTGACCTTTGATAGGGATTTTGATGTTTTTTCTAAAATAGTGACTTTTGAATGATTGCCACTCGCATGAATTGCCGCAAAATAGCCAGCTGCGCCTGCTCCTATTACTCCTACTTCTAACATTATTGATAAGATCTTCAGCGCAAAGATTACCTTTTTTTGCCAGAAATAGAACCTAATATTCCTCTCGTTAATTCTCTGAATATTGTTCTTCCAATTTGTCTTATCATGGTATTTTTACTTAAATCATCTAATAAGCTTGGCTCAGAGGTGGTTTTTCGACCTCTAAGAGTGTTTTGATTTGGAAGATTTTTTTCTTCATTTTCTGCAAATTGCTCTGCCCTAGTAATCTTCATATCAAGAATTTCAAATGCACTTTCCCGATCGATCAATTTGGCATATTTTTTAACCAGGTCTGAATTTTGTGTTAATGTATCGATCTCAGAATCATCTAAGATATCCATTCTTGAAACAGGCGCTCTCAATAAAGTATGCACTAAAGGAGTTGGGATACCTTTTTCATTAAGAACAGTTACCAAAGCTTCACCAATTCCCATGGAAGTCAATACCTCAGAGGTTTTATAAAATGGCGAAATAGGGTAATTCTCTGCTGTTTTGGTTATGGCTTTTCTATCCTTTGCCGTAAATGCACGTAGGGAATGCTGAACTTTCAATCCTAATTGACCTAAGACTGCATCTGGAACATCCGTTGGTGATTGCGTACAAAAAAACACACCTACTCCTTTAGATCTGATTAATTTGACGATGGATTCTATTTTATCAATCAAATCTTTATTTGCATTGGAAAACACCAAATGTGCCTCATCAATAAAAAGACAAAGTTTTGGTTTATCTGAATCTCCTTGCTCAGGAAATGTTTCATAAATCTCTGAGAGAAGGCTCAGCATAAAGGTAGAAAACAGTTTTGGCCTATTTTGAATGTCGGTCAATCGAATAATTGATACCACACCTTTTCCATCCTTTGTTTTGACAAAATCATCAACGTCAAAGGATAATTCCCCAAAAAAATGATCTGCTCCCTGTTGTTCCAGTTCAATGATTTTACGCATGATGGTATTAACTGAAGCAGAAGAAACCGAGCCGTATTCTTTGGTGATGGATTCTTTTCCTTCGTTTGTGATATACTGAAGTACTTTTTTAAGGTCTTTGAGATCCAAAAGTGGTAAATGTTGCATATCACAATACCTAAAAACTAAAGCCATGACACCTCTTTGGGTATCATTCAGCTCCATGATTTGAGACATCAAAACAGGACCAAATTCAGAAACAGTTGCTTTAAGTTTAACTCCTTTTTCTTGGCTAATAGACATCAATTCAACCGGTAGTCCAGTTGGATTATAGTCAACTCCAATTGCAGTGCTCCTTTTTTCAATATGTGAATTATTTGACCCTGGCATTGCCAGTCCAGATAAATCACCTTTCAGATCCATGAGTACAGATGGTATCCCTTTTAATGAAAGCTGCTCGGCAATGACTTGTAATGTTTTTGTTTTACCAGTACCTGTTGCTCCAGCGATCAATCCATGCCTATTTAAGGTTTTGAGCGGTATTTTAACTTGAGCATTTTGTATAGGTTCTTGATTAAGAATCCCTGTTCCTAAAATAAAATAATCATTTTTGAAAGTGTAACCTTGTTCAAGGTGTGATTTGAAATCTGCTTGGTTCATAAGAAAAGTTCAAGAGAGATGAGAAATACAATCTAAAACAAAAAACCTTAATACGTAAACTTGTATTAAGGTTTTTTATGAAGAAGGGGAATTTATTAATGTGTTACAAGAGGTTCTAATTCCTTAGCTTGATTGATAAAGCCTTCTACTTGAGAAAGAGCAGGAACTACTCTTGTCAGATTTTTTTCTGCATTCTTTTCTGTTAAGGCTTTATGTAGATTTTCAGGATTTCTTGTTCTTAGTTCTTTCACAGTATCCACACCAGTTGCCTTCAATAATTCAGCAAACTGACTCGCCACACCTTTGATTCTAAAAAGATCAGCCATATTTACCCAGTCCAAAATTTTACCTTCATCTATTCCTGATGCTTCTGCGATTTCTTTTCGACCTTTTTTGCTAGCACCTTTAGATAGCAAAGCTTCTACTGTTGTGATGCCTGCATTTCCAAGTTTTTCTTTAAAAACTGGTCCGATACCTTCGATTTCTGAAATTGTTTTTGACATTGTTATTTGGTTTAAATTATATGTTAATTAAAGAAATTTCCTAATCCTTTTTTTAAAGCATCTGAGGCTTTACTTTTCAGCGCATCACCAGCGGCAGACCCCATCATACTCATCAAATCAGTTTTTTCAATATTTCCGCTTTTGCTTCCCGAGATGGCTTTAATTATTTTCGGTAAAATAAAAGAGGCGATTTGAATCGTCTTATCGGATGACAATCCTAATTTTGAACCATAATCCTGTGCCAGCTTGTTTATTAATCCGCTAAACATGGGATTCGAACTTAAGTTGGAAGAATTATTTACCATATTCAAAATTCCATCGATGTTGCCCGATGAAACTTCCTTTCCAAGAGAACTTATAAGACTTTCTTTGGTTGTAGATATGGTTTTAGAAGCCTGATCGTTAGATAATCCATAAGAATTGGTAAGATTTGATATCAACTCAGGCGATAATTTACTGAAAATTTCCTGTATCATGCTTTGGTAGTAAAGTGAACAATTGAATAGTTTCAAATATAATTATTTTATTCGTAAAATTGAATAATTCTTGAATCGACAATTAAAGTTGCTTTATGAAGCAATCCTGATTAATTTGTCTTTCAATTATAAAAAATAAGAATGAATTCAATAACCCAATATCTAGCCTTTTCTAAAATAATATCTCTTTTTGGAATATTATTTTTGTTGCATGTGAATATTAGCAATGCCCAAGTTCAGCCTAGCTTAGGAGGATCATCTAGACTGATGACAAATGCATTAGCTGAGATGGAGCGAGGATCCTATCAAAAAGCTAATGAATATTTTAGACAAATAATTGATACTAATCTTCCTATTCCTCCAGAAATGCCTTACTACTTTGCAGAGATCCTCTATCAATTGAAGCAATATGACAACAGTGCTAATTTTCTAAATAAATACTTAGAATTAAATGGTTTCAAAGGGGATAATTATGAAAGAGCAAAAGCACTAGAAGGAATGCTTGAGAAGCCACTAAATGATATCAAGGCATGTGAACTTTGCGATAGAAGGGGTTATCGATTTCAGGCTTGCTTTACTTGCGATGGAGCAAAAGAATTAGAACAGGATTGTAGTTATTGTAAGGCAAAAGGAATCGTAGGATGTAGTAAGTGTGTAGGAAGTGGCTTAATCACCAAAAGAAATGTTTTCAATATTGTGGAATACTTTGAATGCGAAAAATGTGCTGGTCAGGGAAGGTTGACCTGTCCAACTTGTGAAGGCAGTAAACTTGAGACTAGCGCTTGTAGAACCTGTCAGGGCGTGGGTCGCCTTCAATCCGATCAAATCTGTAATCATCAAGCTGAAGAGCCGAGACACCTTTCAGCGGTTTTTAATAGAATGAAGAACCATTGATTTTTGTAATAGTTTAAAAAAGATTTATGTTTTGACTTGTTTTAGAAATAGATTAAAGGTAATAAAAACAAGAGGAGCTAAAATTGGCTCCTCTTGTTTTTATATCAAAGTTTATTTACAATATTTTTCTTTGGCTTCGGCTGCAGCTTCGTAATTTAACTTCATGGCCATGGTTAAATCTTCACAGCCGGAAGTTTTTTTATTAGTTGCCAATTTTAAAAGACCTCTGTTGTAGTAAGCTTGGCCAAAATCAGTATCCATCTTGATTGCTGCACTATATTCTTTGAGTGCTTCATCTGTATTTCCCAGTTGATGCAGCGCTCTTGCTTTCATAAAGTAAGCCATTGAAGGAGCTCCTGGGATTTCTACAGCTCTATCTGCGTAAAGAAGAGCGGAACTGTGATTTTTTTGCTTTTGGAACAAGTTTGATAAACTTAGCATCACTTGGACATTCTTGCTGTCATTATCTAATGCAGTAATAAAGTCCTTTTCTGCTTGTTCAAAATTTTCTAACTCCTCGTATGATCTTCCTCTGTTATATAAGGCTTTGATATTTCTGGGATTAGTGGAAAGGAATTCATCGTAAGCTTTGATTGCTTCTTCATATTTTCCAGCTGCAAAAAGATCGTCCCCTTCATTTGAAGAGCTTTGACAAGAAATCAATAATAAGAATACGAATAGGCTTGAATAAATTTGAAATTTAAATTTCATAGGTTTGGTTTAATTATACTGCTACGTTATTTTCTCTTAGCGCGTCATTTAGTGATGTTTTAAGGTCTGTAGAGGCTTTTCTTTGACCAATGATCAAGGCACAAGGAACTTGAAATTCACCGGCAGGAAACTTCTTAGATAAGGAACCTGGAATTACAACTGAGCGTGGTGGCACGTATCCTTTGTATTCTTTTGGTTCTGCTCCTGTCACATCAATAATTTTTGAACTTGCGGTCAAGGTTACCCCTGCTCCTATCACTGCTTCTTTTCCAATTCTGACACCTTCTACGACAATTGCTCTAGAACCAATAAATGCTCCATCTTCAATAATTACGGGAGCGGCTTGAACAGGTTCCAAGACTCCACCAATTCCAACTCCACCACTTAAGTGAACATTTTTTCCTATTTGAGCACATGACCCGACTGTAGCCCATGTATCAACCATCGTTCCACTATCGACAAATGCTCCTATATTTACATAAGAAGGCATCATTACTACACCAGAGGCGAGAAATGCGCCATATCTTGCAACTGCATGGGGTACTACTCTTACACCTTGTGCTGCATAATTGGTTTTCAAAGCCATTTTATCATGGAATTCAAATGGGCCAACCTCTATGGTTTCCATTTTTTGAATCGGGAAGTAAAGAATAACAGCCTTTTTTACCCAATCATTCACTTTCCATGAACCATCTTCTAGTGGTTCCGCAACTCTAAGTTTACCTGAGTCTAGGTCTGCAATAACAGATTTGATGGCGTTCTGTACATCTTGTTCTTTCAACAACGCTCTGTTGTCCCATGCGTTCTCAATGATTGTCTTTAAATCCATTTTTTTTATTAGTTTCGCTTTTGTTCAATGTGAAATAAACTGTGGAAAAGCCAAAGATAGCCATAGCTTCAGTACTTAAACCACTTCAGGATGCCCGTGCGTTTTATCGGCTAGGACTTTCGTTGCGTGAAACAAATAAATACCATCTTAACATCATAGGATTTTCACTAAAAAATCCACGTTTAGAAGAAGATATCAGCTATTTCAAACTTTTTGATCAAGAAAGATCAACTTGGAAAAGGTTTTTTGTCAATATAAAGTTCCTCGGGATTCTTAAATTTATCGAGCCAAAGGTCCTCATAGTTACTACATATGAATTGCTTCCAGCTGCTGTTTTAATGAAGTTTTTTTATAAGTACAAGCTGATCTATGATCTTCAAGAAAACTACATCTTGAATGTCAAGCAAAACAAAACACTTCCAAAATGGAAGCAAATTCTTGCTGTTTTATGGATTGGATTAATTGAAAAGAGCAGTAAACCTTTTGTTGATCACTATATTTTTGCTGAGGCTTGTTATAAAGAAGAATTTCCAAGTATTACCGATTTCACTGTTTTAGAGAATAAATTTTTTGATGAAATCAAATCAGTTTCACCTGTTAAATTTGAGCCAAATCAGAAAATCATTTTTTTAATTTCTGGTACGCTTACGGAAGTTTATGGGGTGGTAGAAGCCATAAAATGGTTTGTTGAAATCCTGAAAGTATATTCTAATTTTCAACTGAAAATTGTTGGGCATTATCCGATACCTTCATACGGTAAAGAGTTGAAAGAACTTGCTTCCACTGTTCCTCAGATATGCTTAGAGGTTTCTGAAAATCCCATGGATTATCAGCAGATTTTAGAAGCTTACAAGACTTGTGATATTGTCCTTTTACCATACTATCAACTGTCAAGTATCAGCCCAAAGATTCCTAGTAAAATGTATGAATGCTTGGCGCTCGGAAAGCCTTATATTTATACACCAAACAAAAACTGGAAACGCATGGCAGATCGATACCAATCAGGTCTTGGGTTTGAGTTTAGAGATGTTGAAAATGCAGTGTTAAATCTTGATGATTTTTTGAAGCAAACTTTTTATAGTGAGCGTCCGGGTGATGAAGTAAAGTTTGATAGAAAGAGCTTTATTCGATTGATTGAAGATCAGTTTTAAGTTTGTTTTTGTGAGTAGTAAGTTTGATGGTTGTGATA is drawn from Belliella baltica DSM 15883 and contains these coding sequences:
- the gap gene encoding type I glyceraldehyde-3-phosphate dehydrogenase, which gives rise to MTKKRVAVNGCGRIGRLTIKLLLEQEDIELVAVNDLTDPSTLAHLLQYDSIHGKYAFKVEEKDGDLIINGKLLKIFAEKNPALIPWESLNVDIVLESTGKFTDLEGASQHLKAGAKKVIITAPSKSEEVPTIVLGVNDHILTGKEQIISNASCTTNCLAPMVKILDQYFGIEKGYVSTVHSYTNDQNLHDAPHRDLRRVRAAAYSIIPTTTHAALAMELVLPELKGKIEASAMRVPVPDGSLTDLIVILKNDTTVEEINSVFKQEANGRMKGIVEYMEDPIVSIDIIGNPHSCIFDSGLTSAKGNLVKIVGWYDNEAGYANRLVDLVLKLKE
- a CDS encoding NAD(P)/FAD-dependent oxidoreductase — encoded protein: MLEVGVIGAGAAGYFAAIHASGNHSKVTILEKTSKSLSKVKISGGGRCNVTHAAFENSHLIKNYPRGEKFLKKSFVHFSVKDTITWFESRNVSLKVEADGRMFPVSNDSDTIVQALQNEARLKQIKIIYNCGVESILYINKKFIIKCKQNSFEFDRLIICTGGSPKVSGFNMIQELGHHISEPIPSLFTFNTPKEPIRELMGISVPDAHIKLEGTKLAYKGPLLITHWGLSGPAVLKLSAFGAPWLFEKNYHANAHIRWGNDWTEQELQTNIGKFKSEHPKKKVKSNPLFGIPTRLWEHLVEKSEINSDSLWHSLSKKQLNRLIQNLFCYIVAIEGKTTFKEEFVTAGGVKLEEINPETMESKLLPGLFFAGEVLDIDGITGGFNFQAAWTTGYLAGINANQPHDNE
- a CDS encoding helicase HerA-like domain-containing protein; the encoded protein is MNQADFKSHLEQGYTFKNDYFILGTGILNQEPIQNAQVKIPLKTLNRHGLIAGATGTGKTKTLQVIAEQLSLKGIPSVLMDLKGDLSGLAMPGSNNSHIEKRSTAIGVDYNPTGLPVELMSISQEKGVKLKATVSEFGPVLMSQIMELNDTQRGVMALVFRYCDMQHLPLLDLKDLKKVLQYITNEGKESITKEYGSVSSASVNTIMRKIIELEQQGADHFFGELSFDVDDFVKTKDGKGVVSIIRLTDIQNRPKLFSTFMLSLLSEIYETFPEQGDSDKPKLCLFIDEAHLVFSNANKDLIDKIESIVKLIRSKGVGVFFCTQSPTDVPDAVLGQLGLKVQHSLRAFTAKDRKAITKTAENYPISPFYKTSEVLTSMGIGEALVTVLNEKGIPTPLVHTLLRAPVSRMDILDDSEIDTLTQNSDLVKKYAKLIDRESAFEILDMKITRAEQFAENEEKNLPNQNTLRGRKTTSEPSLLDDLSKNTMIRQIGRTIFRELTRGILGSISGKKR
- a CDS encoding DUF4332 domain-containing protein, with amino-acid sequence MSKTISEIEGIGPVFKEKLGNAGITTVEALLSKGASKKGRKEIAEASGIDEGKILDWVNMADLFRIKGVASQFAELLKATGVDTVKELRTRNPENLHKALTEKNAEKNLTRVVPALSQVEGFINQAKELEPLVTH
- a CDS encoding DUF937 domain-containing protein; the protein is MIQEIFSKLSPELISNLTNSYGLSNDQASKTISTTKESLISSLGKEVSSGNIDGILNMVNNSSNLSSNPMFSGLINKLAQDYGSKLGLSSDKTIQIASFILPKIIKAISGSKSGNIEKTDLMSMMGSAAGDALKSKASDALKKGLGNFFN
- a CDS encoding molecular chaperone DnaJ, producing MNSITQYLAFSKIISLFGILFLLHVNISNAQVQPSLGGSSRLMTNALAEMERGSYQKANEYFRQIIDTNLPIPPEMPYYFAEILYQLKQYDNSANFLNKYLELNGFKGDNYERAKALEGMLEKPLNDIKACELCDRRGYRFQACFTCDGAKELEQDCSYCKAKGIVGCSKCVGSGLITKRNVFNIVEYFECEKCAGQGRLTCPTCEGSKLETSACRTCQGVGRLQSDQICNHQAEEPRHLSAVFNRMKNH
- a CDS encoding tetratricopeptide repeat protein, with translation MKFKFQIYSSLFVFLLLISCQSSSNEGDDLFAAGKYEEAIKAYDEFLSTNPRNIKALYNRGRSYEELENFEQAEKDFITALDNDSKNVQVMLSLSNLFQKQKNHSSALLYADRAVEIPGAPSMAYFMKARALHQLGNTDEALKEYSAAIKMDTDFGQAYYNRGLLKLATNKKTSGCEDLTMAMKLNYEAAAEAKEKYCK
- a CDS encoding 2,3,4,5-tetrahydropyridine-2,6-dicarboxylate N-succinyltransferase codes for the protein MDLKTIIENAWDNRALLKEQDVQNAIKSVIADLDSGKLRVAEPLEDGSWKVNDWVKKAVILYFPIQKMETIEVGPFEFHDKMALKTNYAAQGVRVVPHAVARYGAFLASGVVMMPSYVNIGAFVDSGTMVDTWATVGSCAQIGKNVHLSGGVGIGGVLEPVQAAPVIIEDGAFIGSRAIVVEGVRIGKEAVIGAGVTLTASSKIIDVTGAEPKEYKGYVPPRSVVIPGSLSKKFPAGEFQVPCALIIGQRKASTDLKTSLNDALRENNVAV
- a CDS encoding glycosyltransferase gives rise to the protein MEKPKIAIASVLKPLQDARAFYRLGLSLRETNKYHLNIIGFSLKNPRLEEDISYFKLFDQERSTWKRFFVNIKFLGILKFIEPKVLIVTTYELLPAAVLMKFFYKYKLIYDLQENYILNVKQNKTLPKWKQILAVLWIGLIEKSSKPFVDHYIFAEACYKEEFPSITDFTVLENKFFDEIKSVSPVKFEPNQKIIFLISGTLTEVYGVVEAIKWFVEILKVYSNFQLKIVGHYPIPSYGKELKELASTVPQICLEVSENPMDYQQILEAYKTCDIVLLPYYQLSSISPKIPSKMYECLALGKPYIYTPNKNWKRMADRYQSGLGFEFRDVENAVLNLDDFLKQTFYSERPGDEVKFDRKSFIRLIEDQF